The following are encoded together in the Pseudomonas maumuensis genome:
- the trpD gene encoding anthranilate phosphoribosyltransferase — protein sequence MEIKTALSRIVGHLDLSTEEMRDVMRQIMTGQCSEAQIGAFLMGMRMKSESIDEIVGAVSVMRELADKVELKTLDGVVDIVGTGGDGANIFNVSTASAFVLAAAGCTVAKHGNRAVSGKSGSADLLEAAGIYLNLTPVQVARCIDSLGIGFMFAQTHHTAMKHAAGPRRELGLRTLFNMLGPLTNPAGVKHQVVGVFTQALCRPLAEVLQRMGSKHVLVVHSKDGLDEFSLAAPTFVAELKNDQITEYWVEPEDLGMKSQSLHGLAVDGPQASLELIRDALGRRKTENGQKAAEMIVLNAGAALYAADHAMTLAQGVELAHDVLHTGLAWEKLQELGAFTAVFKVENEA from the coding sequence ATGGAAATCAAGACCGCTTTGAGCCGCATTGTCGGCCACCTGGACCTGTCCACCGAGGAAATGCGCGACGTCATGCGCCAGATCATGACCGGCCAGTGCAGCGAGGCGCAGATCGGCGCCTTCCTCATGGGCATGCGCATGAAGAGCGAGAGCATCGACGAGATCGTCGGCGCGGTGTCGGTGATGCGTGAGCTGGCCGACAAGGTCGAGCTGAAGACCCTCGACGGCGTGGTCGACATCGTCGGCACCGGCGGCGACGGCGCCAACATCTTCAACGTGTCCACCGCCTCCGCCTTCGTGCTGGCGGCTGCGGGCTGCACGGTGGCCAAGCACGGCAACCGCGCCGTCTCCGGCAAGAGCGGCAGCGCCGACCTGCTGGAAGCCGCCGGCATCTATCTGAACCTGACGCCAGTGCAGGTGGCCCGCTGCATCGACAGCCTCGGCATCGGTTTCATGTTCGCCCAGACCCACCATACCGCGATGAAGCACGCAGCCGGCCCGCGTCGCGAGCTGGGGCTGCGCACCTTGTTCAACATGCTCGGCCCGCTTACGAATCCGGCCGGTGTGAAGCACCAGGTGGTCGGCGTGTTCACCCAGGCCCTGTGCCGCCCATTGGCCGAAGTGCTGCAGCGCATGGGCAGCAAGCATGTGCTGGTGGTGCACTCCAAGGATGGCCTGGACGAGTTCAGCCTGGCTGCGCCAACCTTTGTCGCTGAACTGAAGAACGACCAGATCACCGAGTATTGGGTCGAGCCGGAAGACCTCGGCATGAAGAGCCAGAGCCTCCATGGCCTGGCGGTCGACGGCCCGCAAGCCTCGCTGGAGCTGATCCGCGATGCCCTGGGCCGGCGCAAGACCGAGAACGGTCAGAAGGCCGCCGAGATGATCGTGCTCAACGCTGGCGCGGCGCTGTATGCCGCTGATCACGCGATGACCCTGGCCCAGGGTGTCGAGCTGGCTCACGATGTCCTGCACACCGGCTTGGCCTGGGAAAAACTCCAGGAACTGGGCGCCTTTACCGCGGTATTCAAGGTGGAGAACGAAGCATGA
- the trpC gene encoding indole-3-glycerol phosphate synthase TrpC — protein sequence MSVPTVLERIIARKFQEVAERSARVSLGELERLAKVADAPRGFANALIEQARRKQPAVIAEIKKASPSKGVIRENFVPAEIAVSYEKGGATCLSVLTDVDYFQGADIYLQQARAAVSLPVIRKDFMVDPYQIVEARALGADCVLLIVSALDDVKMAELAATAKDVGLDVLVEVHDGDELERALKTLDTPLVGVNNRNLHTFEVSLETTLDLLPRIPRDRLAITESGILNRADVELMEINEVYSFLVGEAFMRAEQPGLELQRLFFPEQVKKSVQQLD from the coding sequence ATGAGTGTACCGACGGTGCTGGAAAGGATCATCGCCCGCAAGTTCCAGGAAGTGGCCGAGCGCAGCGCGCGGGTCAGCCTGGGTGAGCTCGAGCGCCTGGCCAAGGTGGCCGATGCCCCGCGTGGCTTTGCCAATGCCCTGATCGAGCAGGCCAGGCGCAAGCAGCCGGCGGTCATCGCTGAAATCAAGAAGGCTTCGCCGAGCAAAGGTGTGATCCGCGAAAACTTCGTGCCGGCGGAAATTGCCGTCAGCTACGAGAAGGGTGGCGCGACTTGCCTGTCGGTGCTGACCGACGTGGACTACTTCCAGGGCGCTGACATCTACCTGCAGCAGGCGCGTGCCGCCGTTTCGCTGCCGGTGATCCGCAAGGACTTCATGGTCGATCCTTATCAGATCGTCGAGGCCCGCGCCCTGGGTGCCGACTGCGTGCTGTTGATCGTGTCAGCGCTGGACGATGTGAAAATGGCCGAGCTGGCGGCCACGGCCAAGGACGTCGGCCTCGACGTGCTGGTCGAAGTGCATGACGGCGATGAGCTGGAGCGTGCGTTGAAGACCCTCGACACACCGTTGGTCGGGGTCAACAACCGCAACCTGCATACTTTCGAGGTCAGCCTGGAGACCACCCTCGACCTGCTGCCGCGCATCCCGCGTGACCGTCTGGCGATTACCGAAAGCGGCATCCTCAACCGGGCCGATGTCGAGCTGATGGAGATCAACGAGGTGTATTCCTTCCTGGTCGGCGAGGCGTTCATGCGCGCAGAGCAGCCAGGGCTGGAGCTGCAGCGGTTGTTCTTCCCCGAGCAGGTGAAGAAGTCCGTTCAGCAACTGGACTGA
- a CDS encoding ABC transporter permease, with amino-acid sequence MLSPYMSPVERVWFYSLRILCGLILLFLVLPVLVIIPLSFNSGSFLVYPLQGFSLHWYQDFFASAEWMRALKNSIIVAPAATLLAMVFGTLAAIGLTRGDFPGKSLVMALVISPMVVPVVIIGVASYLFFAPLGMGNSFTSLILVHAVLGVPFVIITVSATLQGFNYNLVRAAASLGASPLLAFRRVTLPLIAPGVISGALFAFATSFDEVVVTLFLAGPEQATLPRQMFSGIRENLSPTIAAAATLLIAFSVVLLLTLEWLRGRSEKLRTQQPA; translated from the coding sequence ATGCTGAGCCCTTACATGTCGCCCGTGGAGCGGGTGTGGTTCTACAGCCTGCGCATCCTGTGCGGCCTGATCCTGCTGTTCCTGGTGTTGCCGGTGCTGGTGATCATCCCGCTGTCGTTCAACAGCGGGAGCTTCCTGGTGTACCCGCTGCAAGGTTTCTCGCTGCACTGGTACCAGGACTTCTTCGCCTCCGCCGAATGGATGCGCGCCTTGAAGAACAGCATCATCGTCGCCCCGGCGGCCACGCTGCTGGCCATGGTGTTCGGCACCCTGGCGGCCATCGGCCTGACCCGAGGCGACTTCCCCGGCAAGTCGCTGGTGATGGCGCTGGTGATCTCGCCGATGGTGGTGCCGGTGGTGATCATCGGCGTGGCCAGCTACCTGTTCTTCGCGCCGTTGGGCATGGGTAACAGTTTTACCTCGCTGATCCTGGTGCATGCGGTGCTGGGTGTGCCGTTCGTGATCATCACCGTTTCGGCCACGCTGCAGGGGTTCAACTACAACCTGGTGCGTGCGGCGGCCAGCCTCGGCGCCTCGCCATTGCTGGCCTTCCGTCGGGTGACCCTGCCGCTGATCGCCCCTGGGGTGATCTCCGGGGCGCTGTTCGCCTTCGCCACGTCGTTCGATGAGGTGGTGGTGACCCTGTTCCTCGCCGGGCCCGAGCAGGCGACCCTGCCACGGCAGATGTTCAGCGGCATCCGCGAGAACCTGAGCCCGACCATCGCGGCGGCGGCTACGCTGCTGATCGCGTTCTCGGTAGTGCTGCTGCTGACGCTGGAGTGGTTGCGTGGGCGTAGCGAGAAGTTGCGGACCCAGCAGCCGGCCTGA
- the estP gene encoding esterase EstP translates to MRKTPFLYSALGILAFACSQAMAGPSPYSSLIVFGDSLSDAGQFPDLTGGTPGMRFTNRDADGNYAPVSPMILGGRLGFSETALGPSTSLTNQLQGTPDGNNWAVGGYTTQQILDSITDTSKAVIPPGRPGAGVVLRERDGYLANGLRADPNALYYLTGGGNDFLQGLVNSPATAAAAGARLAASAQALQQGGARYIMVWLLPNLGQTPNFSGTPQQGPLSQLSSVFNQSLVSQLGQIDAEIIPLNIPTLLQEALTSPAQFGLAADQNLVGTCYSGDGCVGNPIYGMSGTTPDPTRLLFNDSVHPTIAGQQLIADYAYSILAAPWELTLLPEIAHASIRAHQDELRNQWQTPWQAVGQWQAFVATGGQDLDFGSQRSAASGDGRGYNLTLGGSYRLDDAWRVGLAAGVYRQKLEAGQDDSDYKLDSYLASAFAQFRQDRWWADAALTAGHLDYRDLKRTFALGVNDRSEKGDTDGEAWAVTGRVGYNLAPESSHWQLAPFISADYARVKVDGYDEKSGRSTALGFDDQERTSRRLGAGLLGSVQVLPTTKLFAEVAREHEFEDDQQDLRMHLTSLPANDFTLTGYTPHSNLTRASLGLTHELVPGVNLRGNYNWRKSDEVRQQGVSVALSLDF, encoded by the coding sequence ATGCGCAAGACGCCCTTCCTGTACTCCGCCCTCGGCATCCTCGCCTTTGCTTGCAGCCAGGCGATGGCCGGACCCTCCCCTTATTCATCGCTCATCGTCTTCGGCGACAGCCTCAGTGATGCCGGGCAGTTTCCCGACCTGACCGGCGGCACGCCAGGCATGCGTTTCACCAACCGCGATGCCGATGGCAACTACGCGCCCGTCTCGCCGATGATCCTGGGGGGCAGGCTGGGCTTTTCGGAAACTGCCCTGGGACCATCGACATCACTCACCAACCAGTTGCAAGGCACGCCCGATGGCAACAACTGGGCCGTGGGCGGCTACACCACCCAACAGATCCTCGACTCGATCACCGACACCTCGAAAGCGGTCATCCCGCCCGGGCGCCCTGGCGCGGGGGTGGTCCTGCGCGAGCGTGACGGCTACCTGGCCAACGGCCTGCGCGCCGACCCCAATGCCCTGTACTACCTGACCGGTGGCGGCAACGACTTCCTCCAGGGCCTGGTCAACAGCCCCGCGACCGCAGCCGCAGCAGGTGCCCGCCTGGCGGCCAGCGCCCAGGCGCTGCAACAGGGCGGGGCGCGCTACATCATGGTCTGGCTGCTGCCAAACCTGGGCCAGACACCGAATTTCAGCGGCACGCCCCAGCAAGGGCCGCTGTCGCAACTGTCCAGCGTGTTCAACCAGTCGCTGGTTAGCCAGCTCGGGCAGATCGACGCCGAGATCATTCCGCTCAACATTCCCACCCTGTTGCAAGAGGCCCTCACCAGCCCCGCCCAGTTCGGCCTGGCCGCCGACCAGAACCTGGTCGGCACCTGTTACAGCGGCGACGGCTGCGTGGGCAACCCGATCTACGGCATGAGCGGTACGACACCGGATCCGACCAGGCTGCTGTTCAACGACTCGGTACACCCGACCATCGCCGGCCAACAGCTGATCGCCGACTATGCCTATTCGATCCTGGCCGCGCCGTGGGAGCTGACCCTGCTCCCGGAAATCGCCCACGCCAGTATCCGCGCCCACCAGGATGAACTGCGCAACCAGTGGCAGACACCCTGGCAGGCCGTCGGTCAATGGCAGGCCTTCGTCGCCACCGGCGGCCAGGACCTGGACTTCGGCAGCCAGCGCAGCGCCGCCAGCGGTGACGGGCGCGGCTATAACCTGACCCTCGGCGGCAGCTACCGGCTCGACGACGCCTGGCGCGTGGGGCTGGCAGCCGGCGTGTACCGGCAAAAGCTCGAGGCGGGCCAGGATGATTCGGACTACAAGCTCGACAGCTACCTGGCCAGCGCCTTCGCTCAGTTCCGCCAGGATCGCTGGTGGGCTGATGCGGCATTGACCGCCGGTCACCTGGATTACCGCGACCTCAAGCGCACCTTCGCCCTGGGTGTGAACGACCGCAGCGAGAAAGGCGACACCGATGGCGAGGCCTGGGCCGTCACCGGCCGGGTGGGCTACAACCTGGCGCCCGAGAGCAGCCACTGGCAATTGGCGCCGTTCATCAGTGCCGACTATGCGCGGGTCAAGGTCGATGGCTACGACGAGAAGAGCGGCCGCTCCACGGCGCTCGGTTTCGATGATCAGGAACGTACGTCGCGCCGGCTCGGAGCGGGCCTGCTGGGTAGCGTGCAAGTGCTGCCGACGACAAAGCTGTTTGCCGAGGTGGCCCGCGAGCATGAGTTCGAGGATGACCAGCAAGACTTGCGCATGCACCTGACCAGCCTGCCGGCGAACGACTTCACGCTCACCGGTTATACGCCGCACAGCAATCTGACACGGGCCAGCCTGGGGCTGACCCATGAACTGGTGCCGGGGGTGAACCTGCGGGGGAACTACAACTGGCGCAAGAGTGATGAGGTGCGCCAGCAGGGGGTGAGTGTGGCGTTGAGTCTAGACTTCTGA
- the rpe gene encoding ribulose-phosphate 3-epimerase: MQPYAIAPSILSADFARLGEDVDKVLAAGADIVHFDVMDNHYVPNLTIGPMVCSALRKYGVTAPIDVHLMVSPVDRIIGDFIEAGATYITFHPEASQHIDRSLQLIKDGGCKAGLVFNPATSLDALKYVMDKIDMVLLMSVNPGFGGQKFIPGTLDKLREARALIDASGRDIRLEIDGGVNVNNIREITAAGADTFVAGSAIFNAPDYKEVIDKMRAEMALARA; this comes from the coding sequence ATGCAGCCCTACGCTATTGCCCCCTCCATTCTGTCCGCCGATTTCGCCCGCCTGGGCGAGGACGTCGACAAGGTCCTGGCCGCCGGGGCCGACATCGTCCACTTCGATGTCATGGACAACCACTACGTGCCCAACCTGACCATCGGCCCGATGGTCTGCAGCGCCCTGCGCAAGTACGGGGTGACGGCACCCATCGACGTACACCTGATGGTCAGCCCGGTCGATCGCATCATCGGTGACTTCATCGAGGCCGGCGCCACCTACATCACCTTCCACCCGGAAGCCTCGCAGCACATCGACCGTTCGCTGCAACTTATCAAGGACGGCGGCTGCAAGGCCGGCCTGGTGTTCAACCCGGCTACCAGCCTGGATGCGCTGAAGTACGTGATGGACAAGATCGACATGGTCCTGCTGATGAGCGTCAACCCGGGCTTCGGCGGCCAGAAGTTCATCCCCGGCACCCTCGACAAGCTGCGCGAAGCCCGTGCCCTGATCGACGCCAGCGGTCGTGACATCCGCCTGGAGATCGACGGTGGCGTGAACGTCAACAACATCCGCGAGATCACCGCCGCCGGTGCTGATACCTTCGTCGCCGGCTCGGCGATCTTCAATGCCCCGGACTACAAGGAAGTCATCGACAAGATGCGTGCCGAAATGGCGCTGGCACGCGCATGA
- a CDS encoding phosphoglycolate phosphatase produces MSGFEQLFPGTLPRLVMFDLDGTLIDSVPDLAAAVDRTLLELGRPPAGLEAVRHWVGNGAQVLVRRALAGGIDHAAVDDELAERALALFMEAYADNHELTVVYPGVRDTLRWLRKQGVEMALITNKPERFVAPLLDQMKIGRYFRWIIGGDTLPQKKPDPAALLFVMKMAGVSAEQALFVGDSRSDVLAAKAAGVQCVGLSYGYNHGRPIDEESPSLVLSDLRLLLPGCLVTDTGITLADLQAPQSRDNDVVVTGKFWMKVIKALARWRWRA; encoded by the coding sequence ATGAGCGGCTTCGAGCAGCTGTTCCCGGGGACACTGCCCAGGCTGGTGATGTTCGATCTGGATGGCACCCTGATCGATTCGGTACCCGACCTGGCCGCAGCCGTCGACCGCACGCTGCTCGAACTCGGGCGACCGCCTGCAGGCCTGGAGGCCGTGCGTCACTGGGTGGGTAACGGCGCCCAGGTGCTGGTGCGCCGGGCCCTGGCCGGTGGTATCGACCACGCCGCAGTGGATGACGAACTGGCCGAGCGCGCGCTGGCGCTGTTCATGGAGGCCTATGCCGACAACCATGAACTCACCGTGGTCTACCCCGGCGTGCGCGACACCCTGCGCTGGTTGCGCAAGCAGGGTGTGGAAATGGCGCTGATCACCAACAAGCCCGAACGCTTCGTTGCCCCCTTGCTCGACCAGATGAAGATTGGGCGCTATTTCCGCTGGATCATCGGTGGCGACACCCTGCCACAGAAGAAACCTGACCCTGCGGCGCTGCTGTTTGTCATGAAAATGGCCGGCGTCAGCGCCGAGCAGGCGCTGTTCGTCGGCGACTCGCGCAGCGACGTGCTGGCCGCCAAGGCCGCGGGGGTGCAGTGCGTCGGCCTGAGCTACGGCTACAACCATGGCCGCCCCATCGACGAGGAGTCGCCCAGCCTGGTGCTCAGCGACCTGCGCCTGCTGTTGCCCGGTTGCTTAGTCACCGACACTGGGATAACGTTGGCGGACCTTCAAGCCCCGCAAAGCAGAGACAACGACGTGGTGGTTACTGGCAAATTCTGGATGAAAGTCATCAAGGCCCTGGCCCGCTGGCGCTGGCGCGCCTGA
- the trpE gene encoding anthranilate synthase component I: MTREEFLRLAAAGYNRIPLACETLADFDTPLSIYLKLADQPNSYLLESVQGGEKWGRYSMIGLPSRTVMRVHGYHVSILQDGVEVESHDVEDPLAFVEAFKDRYKVADIPGLPRFNGGLVGYFGYDCVRYVEKRLGASPNPDPLGVPDILLMVSDAVVVFDNLAGKMHAIVLVDPAEEQAFEQGQARLQGLLDTLRQPITPRRGLDLSGPQAAEPEFRSSYTRDDYESAVGRIKEYILAGDCMQVVPSQRMSIDFKAAPIDLYRALRCFNPTPYMYFFNFGDFHVVGSSPEVLVRVEDNLVTVRPIAGTRPRGATEEADRALEDDLLSDDKEIAEHLMLIDLGRNDVGRVSSTGSVRLTEKMVIERYSNVMHIVSNVTGQLREGLTAMDALRAILPAGTLSGAPKIRAMEIIDELEPVKRGVYGGAVGYFAWNGNMDTAIAIRTAVIKDGELHVQAGGGIVADSVPALEWEETINKRRAMFRAVALAEQTCSK; this comes from the coding sequence ATGACCCGCGAAGAATTCCTGCGCCTGGCCGCTGCCGGCTACAACCGCATTCCCCTGGCCTGCGAAACCCTGGCCGACTTCGACACGCCGCTGTCGATCTACCTGAAACTGGCTGACCAGCCCAACTCCTACCTGCTCGAGTCCGTGCAAGGTGGCGAGAAATGGGGCCGCTACTCGATGATCGGCCTGCCGTCGCGCACCGTCATGCGTGTGCATGGCTACCATGTGAGCATCCTGCAGGATGGCGTCGAGGTGGAAAGCCACGACGTCGAAGACCCGCTGGCTTTCGTCGAGGCGTTCAAGGACCGTTACAAGGTCGCCGACATCCCAGGCTTGCCGCGCTTCAATGGTGGCCTGGTCGGTTACTTCGGCTACGACTGCGTGCGCTACGTGGAAAAACGCCTGGGTGCCAGCCCGAACCCCGATCCGCTGGGCGTGCCGGATATCCTGCTGATGGTCTCCGATGCCGTGGTGGTGTTCGACAACCTGGCCGGCAAGATGCATGCGATCGTGCTGGTCGATCCGGCCGAAGAGCAGGCGTTCGAGCAGGGCCAGGCCCGCTTGCAAGGTTTGCTGGACACCCTGCGCCAGCCGATCACCCCGCGCCGTGGCCTGGATTTAAGCGGGCCACAGGCAGCCGAACCCGAGTTTCGCTCCAGCTACACCCGTGACGACTACGAAAGCGCGGTGGGCCGGATCAAGGAATACATCCTGGCCGGGGACTGCATGCAGGTGGTGCCATCCCAGCGCATGTCCATCGACTTCAAGGCCGCGCCCATCGACCTTTACCGGGCGCTGCGTTGCTTCAACCCGACGCCGTACATGTACTTCTTCAATTTCGGCGACTTCCATGTGGTCGGCAGCTCGCCCGAGGTGCTGGTGCGGGTGGAAGACAACCTGGTGACCGTGCGCCCGATCGCCGGCACCCGTCCGCGTGGGGCGACCGAGGAAGCCGACCGTGCGCTGGAAGACGACCTGCTGTCGGACGACAAGGAGATCGCCGAGCACCTGATGCTGATCGACCTCGGTCGCAACGACGTGGGCCGTGTATCGTCCACCGGCAGTGTGCGCCTGACCGAGAAGATGGTGATCGAGCGCTACTCCAACGTCATGCACATCGTCTCCAACGTCACCGGCCAACTGCGTGAGGGCCTGACCGCCATGGACGCACTGCGAGCGATCCTGCCGGCCGGCACCCTGTCGGGCGCGCCGAAGATCCGCGCGATGGAAATCATCGACGAGCTCGAGCCGGTCAAGCGTGGTGTCTACGGTGGCGCGGTGGGCTACTTTGCCTGGAACGGCAACATGGATACCGCCATCGCCATCCGCACCGCGGTGATCAAGGACGGCGAACTGCATGTGCAGGCCGGTGGCGGCATTGTCGCCGACTCGGTGCCGGCGCTGGAGTGGGAAGAGACCATCAACAAGCGCCGGGCGATGTTCCGTGCGGTGGCGCTGGCCGAGCAGACCTGCTCCAAGTAG
- a CDS encoding ABC transporter substrate-binding protein yields MRKQLKLTALALGLVAAGQAMAADLTVISFGGANKAAQVKAFYEPWEKAGKGKIVAGEYNGEMAKVKAMVDTKSVSWNLVEVESPELARGCDEGMFEELDPALFGDEGDYVPGAIQPCGVGFFVWSTVLAYNADKLKSAPASWADFWDTKKFPGKRGLRKGAKYTLEFALMADGVAPKEVYKVLATKEGQDRAFKKLDELKPSIQWWEAGAQPPQYLASGDVVMSSAYNGRIAAVQKESNLKVVWNGGIYDFDAWAIPKGAKDVEEAKKFIAYTVQPEQQKTYSENIAYGPANSKAVPLLADAVKKDMPTTPENIANQVQIDVAFWADNSEQLEQRFNAWAAKK; encoded by the coding sequence ATGCGCAAGCAGTTGAAACTGACCGCCCTGGCCCTTGGCTTGGTCGCCGCCGGCCAGGCCATGGCCGCCGACCTGACCGTGATTTCCTTTGGTGGCGCGAACAAGGCGGCCCAGGTCAAGGCGTTTTACGAGCCATGGGAGAAGGCGGGCAAGGGCAAGATCGTCGCCGGGGAGTACAACGGCGAGATGGCCAAGGTCAAAGCCATGGTCGATACCAAGAGCGTCAGCTGGAACCTGGTCGAGGTGGAGTCGCCGGAGTTGGCCCGGGGTTGCGATGAAGGCATGTTCGAAGAGCTCGATCCCGCACTGTTCGGTGATGAAGGCGACTACGTGCCCGGCGCCATTCAGCCGTGCGGCGTGGGCTTCTTCGTCTGGTCCACGGTGCTGGCCTACAACGCCGACAAACTCAAGAGCGCGCCTGCCAGCTGGGCCGACTTCTGGGACACCAAGAAATTCCCGGGCAAGCGCGGCCTGCGCAAGGGCGCCAAGTACACCCTCGAATTCGCCCTGATGGCTGACGGCGTCGCACCCAAAGAGGTGTACAAGGTGCTGGCGACCAAGGAAGGCCAGGACCGCGCCTTCAAGAAACTCGATGAACTCAAGCCGAGCATCCAGTGGTGGGAAGCCGGTGCCCAGCCGCCGCAGTACCTGGCCTCGGGTGACGTGGTCATGAGCTCGGCCTACAACGGTCGTATCGCCGCGGTGCAGAAGGAAAGCAACCTCAAGGTGGTGTGGAACGGCGGCATCTACGACTTCGATGCCTGGGCCATCCCGAAAGGCGCCAAGGATGTGGAAGAGGCGAAGAAATTCATTGCCTACACCGTCCAGCCCGAGCAGCAGAAGACCTACTCCGAGAACATCGCCTACGGCCCGGCCAACTCCAAGGCCGTCCCGCTGCTGGCCGATGCGGTGAAGAAGGACATGCCGACCACTCCTGAGAACATCGCCAATCAGGTGCAGATCGACGTGGCCTTCTGGGCCGACAACAGCGAACAGCTGGAGCAACGCTTCAACGCCTGGGCGGCTAAGAAGTAA
- a CDS encoding aminodeoxychorismate/anthranilate synthase component II, which translates to MLLMIDNYDSFTYNVVQYLGELGAEVKVIRNDEMTIAQIEALNPERIVVSPGPCTPSEAGVSIEAILHFAGKLPILGVCLGHQSIGQAYGGDVVRARQVMHGKTSPVFHRDLGVFAGLNNPLTVTRYHSLVVKRDTLPDCLEVTAWTAHEDGSVDEIMGLRHKTLNVEGVQFHPESILTEQGHELFANFLKQTGGRR; encoded by the coding sequence ATGTTACTGATGATCGACAACTACGACTCCTTCACCTACAACGTCGTGCAGTACCTCGGCGAGCTCGGTGCCGAGGTCAAGGTCATTCGCAATGACGAAATGACCATCGCCCAGATCGAAGCCCTGAACCCCGAGCGCATCGTCGTCTCCCCGGGCCCCTGCACGCCGAGCGAGGCCGGTGTGTCCATCGAGGCCATCCTGCATTTTGCCGGCAAGCTGCCAATCCTCGGCGTGTGCCTGGGCCACCAATCCATCGGCCAGGCCTATGGCGGTGATGTGGTGCGAGCCCGCCAGGTGATGCACGGCAAGACCAGTCCGGTGTTCCACCGCGACCTGGGTGTGTTCGCCGGCCTGAACAACCCGCTCACCGTGACCCGCTACCACTCGCTGGTGGTCAAGCGCGACACGTTGCCCGACTGCCTGGAAGTGACCGCCTGGACCGCGCATGAAGACGGTTCCGTCGACGAGATCATGGGCCTGCGTCATAAAACCCTGAACGTCGAAGGAGTACAGTTCCACCCGGAATCCATCCTCACCGAGCAGGGTCACGAGCTGTTCGCCAACTTCCTCAAGCAGACCGGCGGACGCCGTTAA
- a CDS encoding ABC transporter permease: protein MATAVPLNEGAGKSLKQRLKHAERVNRWKAQALIAPLALFLLLVFLVPIAALLYKSVGNPEVVAGLPRTVEAVAQWDGKSLPGEEVYKALSQDLAESRKNQTLGDLSKRLNMELAGYRSLLAKTARALPFKAEPASYKEALQTLDERWGDPAYWQAIRRNTSTITSFYLLASVDHRIDDLGELAKATPDQAIYLDIFARTLWMGVVITAICLVLAYPLAYLLANLPTRQSNLLMILVLLPFWTSILVRVAAWIVLLQSGGLINSALMAMGIIDQPLELVFNRTGVYISMVHILLPFMILPLYSVMKGISPSYMRAAISLGCHPFASFWRVYFPQTYAGVGAGCLLVFILAIGYYITPALLGSPNDQMVSYFVAFYTNTSINWGMATALGGLLLLATVLLYLIYSWLVGASRLRLS, encoded by the coding sequence ATGGCCACTGCAGTGCCCCTCAACGAAGGCGCGGGTAAAAGCCTCAAACAGCGCCTCAAGCATGCCGAGCGGGTCAACCGCTGGAAGGCCCAGGCGTTGATAGCGCCGCTGGCGCTGTTTCTCCTGCTGGTGTTCCTGGTGCCGATCGCGGCGCTGCTGTACAAGAGCGTCGGCAACCCCGAGGTGGTCGCCGGCCTGCCGCGCACCGTCGAGGCGGTGGCGCAGTGGGACGGCAAGAGCCTGCCCGGCGAGGAGGTCTACAAGGCCCTGAGCCAGGACCTGGCCGAGTCGCGCAAGAACCAGACCCTGGGCGACCTTTCCAAACGCCTGAACATGGAGCTGGCCGGCTACCGCAGCCTGCTGGCCAAGACTGCGCGGGCGCTGCCGTTCAAGGCCGAGCCTGCCTCCTATAAAGAAGCCTTGCAAACGCTGGACGAGCGCTGGGGCGATCCAGCCTACTGGCAAGCGATCCGTCGCAATACCAGCACGATCACCTCTTTCTACCTGCTGGCTTCTGTCGATCACCGTATCGACGACCTTGGCGAACTGGCCAAGGCCACGCCGGACCAGGCCATCTACCTCGATATCTTTGCCCGCACCTTGTGGATGGGCGTGGTGATCACCGCCATCTGCCTGGTGCTGGCCTACCCGCTGGCCTACTTGCTGGCCAACCTGCCGACCCGTCAGAGCAACCTGCTGATGATCCTGGTGCTGCTGCCGTTCTGGACCTCCATCCTGGTGCGGGTGGCGGCCTGGATCGTGCTGTTGCAGTCAGGCGGGCTGATCAACAGTGCATTGATGGCCATGGGCATCATCGATCAGCCGCTGGAGCTGGTGTTCAACCGTACCGGCGTGTACATCTCCATGGTGCATATCCTGTTGCCGTTCATGATCCTGCCGCTGTACAGCGTGATGAAGGGGATCTCGCCCAGCTACATGCGCGCGGCAATCTCCCTCGGCTGCCATCCGTTCGCCAGTTTCTGGCGGGTGTACTTCCCGCAGACCTACGCCGGTGTCGGCGCCGGCTGCCTGCTGGTGTTCATCCTGGCCATCGGCTACTACATCACTCCGGCGCTGCTGGGCAGCCCGAACGACCAGATGGTCAGCTACTTCGTCGCCTTCTACACCAACACCAGCATCAACTGGGGCATGGCCACCGCCCTGGGCGGGCTGTTGCTGCTGGCCACCGTGCTGCTGTACCTGATCTATAGCTGGCTGGTCGGCGCCAGCCGCCTGCGCCTGAGCTGA